A stretch of DNA from Anaerobacillus isosaccharinicus:
CCCCAGCAAATGGGAATGCACCAACTTGGAATGATGCCCCAGCAAATGGGAATGCAGCAGCCAGGAATGATGCCCCAGCATATGGGAACGCAGCAGCCAGGAATGATGCCACAACAAATGGGATTGCAGCAGCCTGAAATGCAAACGCAGCATACTGGAATGCAGGCCACTGGTCAAGATATGATGGATTTTGATGAAGATCTAGAAGAACTTCATATGAATTGGAATAATCAATTTCCTATTAGATAAATGTATAATATTGGGGAATTTTGAACCGTGTATTATTCATATAATTCACATTCTGGCTAGAAAAACAAACAGATATTTAAATTGAAATAAGATCAATAGTTTGTACAAAGTGTGATAAATAAGCGTTACAAGCATATAAAAAGGATCTTGGTTTAGGAGTGAAGCCGTGCCTTAACCAAGATCTTAATTTATTCTTTTTAAGAAGCTTCTGTCTCTTTTTGAACAAAGGACATTTTTTTCCACTTTTTTGATTTCCATCTTCTAAGCATTAACAAGCCTCTCAGCCATTCATCAACAATAAAGGCAATCCAAACACCGATTAAACCTAATCCGAAAACAATTCCAAGAAGATAGGACAATGTAACAGCTACCCCCCACATTGATAAAATCCCAATATACACAGGAAATTTAACATCTCCAGCCGCACGGAGAGAGTTAATGACGACAAGGTTGAAGGCCCTACCAGGTTCAAGAATAATTGTTAACAGTATAAGGATACTTCCAAGTGTAATAATTTCAGGGTTATCAGTAAAAATTCCAAGTAATGGTTTGCTAAAAAATGAGAATAGTATAGCCATTCCTAACGAAACTAGTATTGCAATTTTCAAGCTTTTTAAGCAACGTTTGTAAGCTTCATCTAATTTTTCTGCCCCTACGTATTGACCTATCAATATTTGTGTTCCTTGGCCGATAGCGATAGAGAAAAGTAAAATAAACATCATTAAATTTTGCGTGTAAACTTTTGTAGTTAAAGCAATTGTCCCCATTGATGCAATGAAATAAGTAATCGCAACTTGTGAAGTATTGTAGGATAAATGTTCTCCAGCCGATGGAATCCCTATTTTTAAAAGCTTTTTAATTTCTTGTTTTGGAAATGTCTTTAAGAATGAAAATGGTAAACTGCCTTTAATTCGATAATGTAGGATCATAAACATGGCAATTAAACCAATAAAACGACTAATTGTCGTTGAAATGGCAACACCAGTTACACCTAAAACTGGAAACCCAAAAGGTCCAAAGATAACAAAGTAGTTTCCGATCACATTAAGTAAATTCATTCCAACTGTTACGTACATCGCGTCTTTTGTAAAGCCATGGCTACGAACGATGGCAGCAATCGTCATAATTAATGCTTGAATAAAGGCAAATCCACCAACAATCCGTAAATATAGCAGTGAAGATTCCATTAATTCAGGAGGTAGGTTCATTGCTTTTAATATTGATGGTGCGAATATGAATAAAATGAAGCTTAACAATAATCCAAACAGCAAGTTTGCAGCTATTGAAACAACGGATATTTTATTCGCATCTTGTTCTTGTTTCGCTCCAATATACTGGGCTATTAAAATACTAGTACCAGTCGCAATAAAACCGAACATAACGATGATTACATTTAGAAGTTGATTAGCTACACCCACTGAGGCAACTGCATTATCATCATATTGGCTAAGCATGAGAGTGTCAGCATTTCCCATTAACATGTGTAGAAAGATTTCAATGAATATAGGCCAAGTTAACGCAAAAAGCGTTAATTTTACAGCTTTTTTATTATCTTTCGTATTTTTCACCAGTTTCTCACCTCTTTTTTACCATAATTATCAATTAAACTTGGACAAAGACGAATTTTACAGTATCCTAATTGTAAAGGTTTCAGATAGTAATTTAAAGGCAAAATAACGATAATAAATGGACTTTTACGACTTTAGAGGAGTGAGAATAGTTTGGATATTATATCTTTTGAGGTGCCCCCATTTCCTACATATATTAATGGGGGAGAAGATTGCTTTAGAAAAGGAAAGAAGCATATGAAACGAAATTTTTCAGTCTTTGACATTTTACTAGTAAAAAAAGGTGTCATTTATATGTGTGAAAATGACGTTAAATATGATGTGGTTGAAGGGAATTACTTAATTCTAACTCCGGGCTTAGAACATTTTAGTTATAAACCATGTAGTGTAGATACCTATTATTATTGGCTTCATTTTAATATCGAGGGTACATATCAATTAAAGAAAATGAGTGAGATAAATTGGGGAATGATCGTTAAACAAGAGCGAACATATACTGAACCCGCAAGGCATACGCTTCATCTTCCTAGATTTGGTCAGATTGTGAATAAGGAATTCATTTACCAGGAATTAGACAAACTTTTAATAATTAATGAAACAAACAGACCAGAAAAAAGATTAATGGAACAGATTATCTTTCAACAATTAATTCTTCAACTTCAATCAGATTCAATTAGAATTCCCACTAGCGCTGAACTAGTAACAAAACAAACAATTAATTATATTCAACAACATTATAAACAGGAAACGTTAAAAATGACTGATATATCAAAGGAGCTATTATTCCACGCTGATTATATTACACGTTGCATGCAAAAAACTGTAGGTGTAACACCAATACAGTATTTAACTTCATACCGGCTCCAAGTTGCTAAACAATTTTTGTCTACCACAAATGAAAAGTTAGAATCGATTTCAAAACAAGTCGGTATTCACGATAGCACCTATTTTTCAAGAGTATTTAAAAAAGTAGAGGGGATATCTCCAATTGAATATCGAAGGCTCGCAAATCGAGAAGGAAAATAACCGAATACGGTACTTTAGCCCCATCTTTTAGAAGGTTCACTAAAAAGATGTTGGAACAAATTGTTTTTTTGAGTAAAATAGTTTTAGGACTTAAGCAACCGTTTGCGCAATTTTGATTCATTTTGGAGGGGATGGCATGAAAGAAAACCGTAGTAAAGTAAAAGTCATACATAAGTTATTTTTATTAATTTTTCTTCTAATATTTGTAATTGTCGGTTCAGGTGGCTTTATTTATTTTTTTAATGCAAAGGTGACGAGCCAATTTCATGATGTGAAAAAAATTGATAGCGTACAAGAAGATTATCATCTTTATATTAACTTAATGAACTCCATCGCTATCACTAACTATCAGCTAATTACAACTGGTTATTCCAAAGCAAATGTAGCAACAGTTAATGAAAAATTAGTAGAAGCAAATGAACAATTTGTAAAGATTTCCCCGTACTTCCAAAGTAAAGACGACCTTTCTAACTACCTTCCTCGGTTAGAAGAAGTTCTCATTTCTTATAATGACATTGCTGAGACTTATTTTTCTAAAATGTTCGTTGGAGAAGAACTTGAAAGGATAAAAACGAGAATAGCGCCTGTTGTCTCTAGAAACGAACAAACCACTGCAAATGTACATAAAAGAATTATTGCTTATTTTAATGAAGAAAAACTCGCATCTGAACATGAATTTTTCACTACATTAGAACAAAGTAATGCGACTTTGCTAACAAGCATTGTTATCACCATAGCATTTTCACTTATATCGGTAATTCTTTTTGGAAGAAATATTAATAATGGTGTCAGTACAATCGTGAAAAGGATTGAAGCCTTTAAACGAGGAGATTATTTATACAGAGAAAAATCAACCCGTAAAGATGAATTTGGTTATATTGATTTTTCCCTAGTAGAGCTGGGGGAAAATGTTTATCATACGATTTCAAAAAATGAGGAGATTGCAGACCAAGTATTAAAGTCTACTAAGGAATTGATGGTCTACTCTCAAAATAATGTTGCAACATCAACGACTATTAAGCATTTTATTCGTGATATTCATTCACAAGTAGCTGGGCAAGTCGATCATACAAATGCAGTCTCTTCTGTTACTGAAGAAGTTTCGGCAAGTACAGATGAAATAGCAGTTGCTGCAGAAATTATCCAAACAAATATGGAACGCATGAATCAAGAGGCAAACGATGGCATGCTAGTCGTTTCGAAATTAAATCATTCGGTAAATGAAGTTTCAAAAGAAATGGATGGCCTTATTCCCGTTGTGAATGCAGTTGTGGAAAGGTTAGACCATATTTCGAAGTTTTTAACCGGAATTGATGAGATTACAAGCCAAACAAATTTACTTGCTTTAAATGCTTCAATTGAAGCAGCTCGTGCTGGTGAAAAAGGAAAAGGTTTTGCTGTAGTTGCGAATGAAATCAGAAAACTTTCAACACAGACAAATGATTTTTCACAAAAAACAAAAAACGTTATACTATTGATTCAAGAAGACACAAGTAATGTAGCAGAGAAATTTCAAGCGTTTCATAAACTCTTTTCTGAAGCTGAAAGTGTGGCCAATTCTATAACGGTTACCTTTAATGAAATCTCCACAAATACAAGTAACTTGAATAAACAAAATGCTGAAATAACAACTGCTATCGAAGGGATTTCTGGCGGGATTAATGAAGTGGCTCATTCAATTTGTGGACTTGCGGAAACAACATCGACTTTGTCGTCTCAAACAGAGACTATCCTGCAAGATATTTCAATTCAAGATCTTAATACAATTGAAATGGACGAATTAGTGCAACGACTGCAAGCTACTGCAAACGACTTAATGGTGACGATTGCACTCTTGAGTAATGAAAAGAGTAGTAATCGTGACAAAAATATGTAAGATAAGAAAAAATACTTGAAATATAAAGAAGGCATAGTATAATGAAGTTAACGATAAACAATGCAAGCGATTTCATAGGTTTCTGAGCTGCTTGCTTTTCTTTTTGAAATTTGCGCAACCGTTTGTCTTTGTTTATTGATGTAAAATGAAACGCCTTACATATTGTCGTTATTTCCAAAATACTTAATTAGTTAGAAACAAATGAGATTAGCTCCAAGAAAATTAGTATAGGAATTTAATTTTATCACAAATTAATCCTAGGCTAATGCTTATGGAAGTGTCTCGTTTAATAATGACATGATTAGTAAGCGGTTCATTTCACATACTTAAAAACCTTACATTATAAAAGGGGGAAAAAGAAGATGTTTAAAAAGTCAACAATACTTACATTGGTACTAATGCTAATGCTTTCTTTAGCGCTAGTAGCTTGTGGACCTCAGCGTGATGCTGATCCAGAGCCGACTCCAGCAGAGCCGGGAGAAACTACTACTGATGAAACAACGGATGCAGATCAACCTGCTAAGCCAGAGAGCTTAACAATGTGGGTTAACGACGAGGAAAGTCAAATCCAGGCTTACGAAGAAATCGCTGCTAAGTATGAAGCTGAAAGAGGGATTACTGTTGTTGTCACTCCTTTCTCTATGTTAGATCAAGTTGATGCGCTTTCTCTAGATGGACCTGCTGGTCTTGGACCAGACCTTTTCTTCCATCCGCATGACAGAGTGGGTTCTATCCACTTACAAGGTCTTGCTGCTGAGTTAGAAGTAACAGAAGAGCAATTAGCTGGGTATCCTGAGGGAGCTGTTCAAGCTCTTAGCTATGAAGGTTTCCAATATGGAATCCCTGCAGTAATTGAAACTTATGGTTTATTCTACAATACTGATTTAATTCCAGAAGCTCCAGAAACAATGGATGAACTACTTGAAATTGCTAAAGGTTTAACAAATTCAGCAAATGATGAATATGGTTTCTTAATGGAAGCAACGAATTTCTACTTCACATACCCATTCTTAGCTGGTCCTGGTGGCTATGTATTTGGTCGTGATGCAGATGGTGGTTATAACATCGAAGATATCGGTTTAGGGAACGAAGGTGCTGTACAAGGTGGACAATTAATCCAATCTTGGTTTGCTGATGGACTTATCCCACGTGGTATTACAGGTGACATCATGAACGGACTATTTAGAGAAGGGAAAGTAGGAGCTGTAGTTACTGGTCCTTGGAGTATTCCTGACTATGTTGCAGATCTAGGTGATAAATTAAAAGTAACTACTTTACCAACAATCGATGGTAACAACTTAAACTCTTTCTCAGGTGTTAAAGGTTGGTTCGTTTCTGAATATAGTGAAAACAAATATTGGGCAACTGACTTAGCTTTATTCATCACAAATGCAACAAACGGTGAACATTACTTTAATGTTGCTGGTGAGATTCCAGCTCGTACTGATGTAACAATTGATGATGAGTTAAGAAATGGGATTTTAGCACAAGCTGAATTCGCTGAGCCAATGCCAAACGTACCTGAAATGTCTCAAGTTTGGGAACCAATGGCTGATGCATTAGAATTTATTTCAGCTGGTGATGATGTAGCTGAAGTTTTACAAGAGGCAGTAGATCAAATTGCAGAACAAATTGCATTAACTGCTGGTAACTAATTAGTTTTATGGGCGGGAAAGGGTTACCTTTTTCGCCTCACTTATTCATGCAGGAGGAAGCTGACATGTCGTCTAAAAACGAACAGCAAAATCAAGAAAACAAGAAGTCTAACAGTCATAATCCGACTTTAGCTACCCTGTTATCCATCATACCAGGAATAGGACAGCTATATAACCGAAGATACATTAAAGGTTCAATCCTTTTTATTCTCTTTGCTGCTTTCATAATTGCCTTTTATGACTTTATAAATATCGGTTATTGGGGCTTAATTACATTAGGGGAAATTCCTCGAATTGATGACTCAAGGGTACTTTTAAGTCAGGGGATAATTTCACTCATTTTGACAGCCTTTGCTTTAACGTTCTATGTTGTAAATATCATTGACGCTCGTAAGGACGCAAAGAGAATACAAGAAGGTTGGACGATCCCATCAATGAAAGAGGCATTTCGTAATGCCTGGGATAATGGATTTCCGTACCTATTAATTGGACCAGGTCTTTTCCTATTAGTTTTCGTTGTAATTTTTCCATTACTTTATATGGTGTTTATTGCCTTTACAAACTATAGTCTCTACAACTCCCCACCAAGATTTCTATTGAGTTGGGTAGGGTTTGAGAATTTTACAGCCCTAATTACAATGCCAATTTGGCGCAAAACGTTTTTTACAGTTCTATCTTGGACTCTTATTTGGACAGCACTTGCAACAACACTACAAATTGCCTTAGCCATGTTCTTAGCAATTCTAGTAAATGATCCAAGGGTTAAATTCAAACGATTAATTCGTACTGTCTTAATATTACCTTGGGCAGTCCCAGCTTTCGTGACAATTATCATTTTTACAGCTTTATTTAATGATAATTTCGGGGCGATTAATCGAGATATCATTATCCCACTATTAGGTTCTGGAATACCATGGTTAACAGATCCATTTTGGACAAAAACAGCTTTAATTATGATTCAAACTTGGTTAGGCTTCCCATTTGTTTTTGCCTTATTTACTGGAGTACTTCAAAGTATTTCTTCAGACTGGTATGAAGCTGCTGATATTGATGGAGCAAACCGTTGGCAAAAGTTTACGAATATTACTTTTCCACATCTAATGTTTGCTACAGCACCACTTTTAATAATGCAATATGCTGGTAACTTCAACAACTTCAACATTATCTACTTATTTAACCAAGGGGGACCAGCTGTACGTGGTCAAAATGCCGGAGGAACAGATATTTTAATTTCTTGGGTTTACAAATTAACATTTGAAACGAGCAACTTTAATATGGCTGCTGCAATTTCAATTATTCTAGGTCTAATTGTTGCAACATTTGCCTTCTTCCAATTTAGAAAAACAAAGTCGTTTAAAGAGGAGGGGAACTACTAATGGCTATGACAAAAAAGACAAAAAACGTCCTAGAATTAACGGCTATCTATGCGATTATTGCAGTAATGTTTGTTGTTATTTTCTATCCACTTCTTTGGGCATTTGGACTTTCCTTAAATCCTGGTACTAGCCTTTATGGTGCAAAAATGATTCCAGAAAATTGGTCGTTTGTCCATTATGAATGGTTATTTTTTGATCCGAGAAGTAATTATCTAACATGGTACAAGAATACATTAATCGTTGCTTTTGCTACATCTCTTGCTTCAACGTTTTTCGTATCACTTGTCGCTTATGCATTTTCACGATACCGTTTCGTAGGTCGAAAAAATGGATTATATGCATTCTTACTACTCCAAATGTTTCCTGGACTTATGGCGATGGTTGCATTATACATCATCCTTAATATCGTTGGGCTTTTAGACAACTTACTAGGTTTAATTTTAATTTACGTTGGTGGGTCTATTCCAATGAACGCCTTCCTAGTAAAAGGCTATTTCGATACAATACCGAGAGAACTAGACGAAAGTGCAAAAATTGATGGAGCAGGTCATTTTAGGATCTTTTTCCAAATTATGCTTCCGCTTGCAAAACCAATTCTTGCTGTAGTAGCGCTATTTAATTTCATGGCACCATTTATGGACTTTATCTTACCGAGGATCATACTGAGGAGTCCTGACAATTTTACGTTAGCACTTGGATTGTTTAATTTCGTAAATGATCAATTTGCTAACAACTTTACGCGGTTCGCTGCTGGAGCAATGTTAGTTGCAATTCCAATTGCGCTCATTTTCTTAATGTTACAACGTTATTTAATATCTGGTTTAACATCAGGAGCAACAAAGGGATAAATACATCCACTCG
This window harbors:
- a CDS encoding MATE family efflux transporter, yielding MKNTKDNKKAVKLTLFALTWPIFIEIFLHMLMGNADTLMLSQYDDNAVASVGVANQLLNVIIVMFGFIATGTSILIAQYIGAKQEQDANKISVVSIAANLLFGLLLSFILFIFAPSILKAMNLPPELMESSLLYLRIVGGFAFIQALIMTIAAIVRSHGFTKDAMYVTVGMNLLNVIGNYFVIFGPFGFPVLGVTGVAISTTISRFIGLIAMFMILHYRIKGSLPFSFLKTFPKQEIKKLLKIGIPSAGEHLSYNTSQVAITYFIASMGTIALTTKVYTQNLMMFILLFSIAIGQGTQILIGQYVGAEKLDEAYKRCLKSLKIAILVSLGMAILFSFFSKPLLGIFTDNPEIITLGSILILLTIILEPGRAFNLVVINSLRAAGDVKFPVYIGILSMWGVAVTLSYLLGIVFGLGLIGVWIAFIVDEWLRGLLMLRRWKSKKWKKMSFVQKETEAS
- a CDS encoding helix-turn-helix transcriptional regulator — encoded protein: MDIISFEVPPFPTYINGGEDCFRKGKKHMKRNFSVFDILLVKKGVIYMCENDVKYDVVEGNYLILTPGLEHFSYKPCSVDTYYYWLHFNIEGTYQLKKMSEINWGMIVKQERTYTEPARHTLHLPRFGQIVNKEFIYQELDKLLIINETNRPEKRLMEQIIFQQLILQLQSDSIRIPTSAELVTKQTINYIQQHYKQETLKMTDISKELLFHADYITRCMQKTVGVTPIQYLTSYRLQVAKQFLSTTNEKLESISKQVGIHDSTYFSRVFKKVEGISPIEYRRLANREGK
- a CDS encoding methyl-accepting chemotaxis protein is translated as MKENRSKVKVIHKLFLLIFLLIFVIVGSGGFIYFFNAKVTSQFHDVKKIDSVQEDYHLYINLMNSIAITNYQLITTGYSKANVATVNEKLVEANEQFVKISPYFQSKDDLSNYLPRLEEVLISYNDIAETYFSKMFVGEELERIKTRIAPVVSRNEQTTANVHKRIIAYFNEEKLASEHEFFTTLEQSNATLLTSIVITIAFSLISVILFGRNINNGVSTIVKRIEAFKRGDYLYREKSTRKDEFGYIDFSLVELGENVYHTISKNEEIADQVLKSTKELMVYSQNNVATSTTIKHFIRDIHSQVAGQVDHTNAVSSVTEEVSASTDEIAVAAEIIQTNMERMNQEANDGMLVVSKLNHSVNEVSKEMDGLIPVVNAVVERLDHISKFLTGIDEITSQTNLLALNASIEAARAGEKGKGFAVVANEIRKLSTQTNDFSQKTKNVILLIQEDTSNVAEKFQAFHKLFSEAESVANSITVTFNEISTNTSNLNKQNAEITTAIEGISGGINEVAHSICGLAETTSTLSSQTETILQDISIQDLNTIEMDELVQRLQATANDLMVTIALLSNEKSSNRDKNM
- a CDS encoding extracellular solute-binding protein encodes the protein MFKKSTILTLVLMLMLSLALVACGPQRDADPEPTPAEPGETTTDETTDADQPAKPESLTMWVNDEESQIQAYEEIAAKYEAERGITVVVTPFSMLDQVDALSLDGPAGLGPDLFFHPHDRVGSIHLQGLAAELEVTEEQLAGYPEGAVQALSYEGFQYGIPAVIETYGLFYNTDLIPEAPETMDELLEIAKGLTNSANDEYGFLMEATNFYFTYPFLAGPGGYVFGRDADGGYNIEDIGLGNEGAVQGGQLIQSWFADGLIPRGITGDIMNGLFREGKVGAVVTGPWSIPDYVADLGDKLKVTTLPTIDGNNLNSFSGVKGWFVSEYSENKYWATDLALFITNATNGEHYFNVAGEIPARTDVTIDDELRNGILAQAEFAEPMPNVPEMSQVWEPMADALEFISAGDDVAEVLQEAVDQIAEQIALTAGN
- a CDS encoding sugar ABC transporter permease; translated protein: MSSKNEQQNQENKKSNSHNPTLATLLSIIPGIGQLYNRRYIKGSILFILFAAFIIAFYDFINIGYWGLITLGEIPRIDDSRVLLSQGIISLILTAFALTFYVVNIIDARKDAKRIQEGWTIPSMKEAFRNAWDNGFPYLLIGPGLFLLVFVVIFPLLYMVFIAFTNYSLYNSPPRFLLSWVGFENFTALITMPIWRKTFFTVLSWTLIWTALATTLQIALAMFLAILVNDPRVKFKRLIRTVLILPWAVPAFVTIIIFTALFNDNFGAINRDIIIPLLGSGIPWLTDPFWTKTALIMIQTWLGFPFVFALFTGVLQSISSDWYEAADIDGANRWQKFTNITFPHLMFATAPLLIMQYAGNFNNFNIIYLFNQGGPAVRGQNAGGTDILISWVYKLTFETSNFNMAAAISIILGLIVATFAFFQFRKTKSFKEEGNY
- a CDS encoding sugar ABC transporter permease; translated protein: MTKKTKNVLELTAIYAIIAVMFVVIFYPLLWAFGLSLNPGTSLYGAKMIPENWSFVHYEWLFFDPRSNYLTWYKNTLIVAFATSLASTFFVSLVAYAFSRYRFVGRKNGLYAFLLLQMFPGLMAMVALYIILNIVGLLDNLLGLILIYVGGSIPMNAFLVKGYFDTIPRELDESAKIDGAGHFRIFFQIMLPLAKPILAVVALFNFMAPFMDFILPRIILRSPDNFTLALGLFNFVNDQFANNFTRFAAGAMLVAIPIALIFLMLQRYLISGLTSGATKG